The DNA window TCGCCTTGGTGTCCTCCTTCACACGCGTCTCACACTCCGCCGAGCCGCACCAGCCGGCAAACACAAAGCCGCCGTCGCCCTCGATGATCTCGCGGAACTTCGAATAGTCCGTGACGCCGCGATGCGTATTCGCCTCGCGCCGCGCGAGCGCACGCTGGAACAGCGCCTGCTGATAGTTCTCCAGGCGGGTGGTGATGAACGACGTCGCCTGCGCCTCCGCCACTGCTTCCTTGCGCGGAATGCCCTCGAGCTCGAGTCGCATGACGAGTGTGAGCTGCTGCGCGTCCACGTCGCGCGGCCCGATCTCCACCCGCAGCGGCACGCCCTTGCGCTCCCACTCGTAGAACTTGGGTCCGGGCTTGAGCGTGTCCCGTGCATCGACGTGCGTGCGGACGCCCGCCGCCCGCAGGGTCCCGGAAATCTCGTCCGCCTTGGCCAGCACGCGCTCGCGCTCCTCGTCCTTGCGGTAGATCGGCACGATGACCACCTGGATCGGCGCGAGCTTCGGCGGCATGACCATGCCGTTGTCGTCGCCGTGTGTCATCACGAGCCCGCCGATCAGTCGCGTGGATACGCCCCAGGAGGTGTTCCACGCGTACTCCTCCTGCCCGCTCTCCGCCTGGAACTTCAGGTCGAACTGGCGCGCGAAATTCTGACCGAGCATGTGGGACGTGCCGGCCTGCAGCGCCTTGTCGTCCTGCATCAGCGCTTCCAGTGCGTGCGTGCGGACCGCGCCAGGGAAGCGTTCCGACTCCGTCTTCTGCCCGGTCAGCACGGGCATCGCCATCCAGTTCTCCATGAAGTCACGGTAGACGCCCAGCATGCGGAGCGCCTCCTCGGACGCCTCATCCTCGGTCGCGTGCGCCGTGTGGCCCTCCTGCCAGAGGAACTCGGTCGTACGCAGGAAGAGCCGCGTGCGCATCTCCCAGCGCACCACGTTCGCCCACTGGTTGATCAGCAGCGGCAGGTCGCGGTAGCTCTGCACCCACTTCGCGAACATGTCGTAGATGATCGTCTCAGACGTGGGCCGCACGACGAGCGGCTCCTCGAGCTTCGACTCCGGGTCCGGGATCAGCTCGCCACCCTCGGCTGCGACAAGGCGTGTGTGCGTGACGATCGCCATCTCCTTCGCAAAGCCCTCGACGTGCTTGGCCTCACGCGTGATGTAGCTCTGCGGGATGAACAGCGGGAAGTACGCGTTCTGATGACCCGTGGCCTTGAACATGGCGTCGAGCGCGTCGCGCATGTTCTCCCACAGCGTATAGCCGTACGGGCGGATCACCATGCAGCCGCGCACGGGCGAGTAGTCCGCCAGCTCCGCCCGCAGCACGATTTCGTTGTACCATGCGCTGAAGTCGTCCGCGCGTGTCGTCAGTCCCTTGTCCGCTGCCATCTCGCCTATCCCCCGGAGTCCCGTCCGCGCGCGACGCGGCGGCTCTCACGATATCGCTGTATCAGGTAAAGAATCGTCGCCGGCACGAGCACGAGTGCGGAGATCACCAGCCATCGGCGGACGAAGCTCACACCCGGCACAGGCACCAGCAGTGCGACCAGTGCGGCGCCCCCGAACGCCACGAACATGGCGGTCGCGAACAACCCCCACGTGTACAGCGCGGCGCGGCGGATGATGCGACGCCGCTCCTCGGCCGCCGCGCGCTCCTCGGATCTCATCCGACCGGTTCGCCCGCGTCGTCCAGCCGGCCCGCAAGGACACGAGCCAGCGGAAGTCGCTGCTCGGTCCCCGATCCCATGGTGCGAACCACGGCCACGCCGGCCGCGACCTCGTCGGGGCCGAACACGACGACCCTGCGCGCACCGCGCGCGTCCGCATCCTTGAACTGCTTTCCGACGCCCATCGACCGCAATGAATAGATTACGCTGTGGCCGCTCCCCCGCAGTGCGTGCGCCGCACGCAGCAGCGTCTCCTGCTCGGTATCCGAGACTGCGACGAGATAGACATCAACGGCCGGTGCCGTGTCGGGCAGCAGGTCGAGGTCCCGCAGCAGTTCCGTCAGCACCACGTCGCCCATGCCGAAGCCGACGGCCGGCAGGTCCGTGCCGCTGACTGCGCCGAGCAGCCGGTCGTAGCGACCGCCGCCGCAGATCGCGCGCAGCTCCCCGCGCCGGTCGAAGATTTCGAAGACGATGCCCGTGTAGTACGCGAGCCCGCGCACGATCGACGCGTCGTAGGCGACGTACTCGCCGAAGCCCATCGCGTCCAGCCGCTGCTGGAACCGTGAAATGCGCTCGATCTCGGCACCCACCCCTTCGATGCTGCCGAACTCGCGCCGGAGCGCGTCCAGGCTGCCCGCCCGGAAGATGGCGAACACGCGAT is part of the Longimicrobiales bacterium genome and encodes:
- the proS gene encoding proline--tRNA ligase, which encodes MAADKGLTTRADDFSAWYNEIVLRAELADYSPVRGCMVIRPYGYTLWENMRDALDAMFKATGHQNAYFPLFIPQSYITREAKHVEGFAKEMAIVTHTRLVAAEGGELIPDPESKLEEPLVVRPTSETIIYDMFAKWVQSYRDLPLLINQWANVVRWEMRTRLFLRTTEFLWQEGHTAHATEDEASEEALRMLGVYRDFMENWMAMPVLTGQKTESERFPGAVRTHALEALMQDDKALQAGTSHMLGQNFARQFDLKFQAESGQEEYAWNTSWGVSTRLIGGLVMTHGDDNGMVMPPKLAPIQVVIVPIYRKDEERERVLAKADEISGTLRAAGVRTHVDARDTLKPGPKFYEWERKGVPLRVEIGPRDVDAQQLTLVMRLELEGIPRKEAVAEAQATSFITTRLENYQQALFQRALARREANTHRGVTDYSKFREIIEGDGGFVFAGWCGSAECETRVKEDTKATIRVLPDEEFRSSEAPRTCLACGGDAQYEAVWARAY
- the hisS gene encoding histidine--tRNA ligase, producing the protein MPTYTSLPGFRDFYPADFAVREHITSTWREVARSYGFEEYDGPPLEALELYTDKSGEEIVGQLYNFTDKGGRELALRPEMTPTLARMVGARAGGLRKPIRWFSMPQLFRYERTQRGRLREHFQWNVDLVGEADSAADAEVLAVALDGLRALGLTESHIVARYNDRRLLERLLLAIGVAEASLPRAYNAVDKLGRDADERIRERLRDEAGLDSHAIDRVFAIFRAGSLDALRREFGSIEGVGAEIERISRFQQRLDAMGFGEYVAYDASIVRGLAYYTGIVFEIFDRRGELRAICGGGRYDRLLGAVSGTDLPAVGFGMGDVVLTELLRDLDLLPDTAPAVDVYLVAVSDTEQETLLRAAHALRGSGHSVIYSLRSMGVGKQFKDADARGARRVVVFGPDEVAAGVAVVRTMGSGTEQRLPLARVLAGRLDDAGEPVG